A stretch of Anolis sagrei isolate rAnoSag1 chromosome X, rAnoSag1.mat, whole genome shotgun sequence DNA encodes these proteins:
- the SIRT4 gene encoding NAD-dependent protein lipoamidase sirtuin-4, mitochondrial, protein MSLTFALKTSEASFFGLHWSLRACSSVAPSAPTLAFVPACPPVDPLELQKLQEFVASAQRLFVLTGAGISTESGIPDYRSEGVGLYARTDRRPVQHAEFLRSAKARQRYWARNFVGWPQFSSHQPNNGHLALQRWEQMGKLHWLVTQNVDALHAKAGSRRLTELHGCTHRVLCLDCGDPTSREELQVRFEALNPTWQAEAHGVAPDGDVFLSEEQVCTFQVPPCNRCGGPLKPDVTFFGDTVRKETVDFVYQRLAEADAVLVAGSSLQVYSAYKFALAARDRKQPMAIVNIGATRADGFATLKLSLRCGELLPSIVLE, encoded by the exons ATGAGCCTTACCTTTGCCCTGAAGACCTCCGAAGCCAGCTTCTTTGGACTCCATTGGTCCCTCAGGGCCTGCTCCTCGGTGGCCCCCTCAGCGCCAACCTTGGCCTTTGTGCCTGCTTGCCCGCCAGTGGACCCTCTAGAGCTCCAAAAATTGCAGGAGTTTGTGGCCAGTGCTCAGAGGCTCTTTGTCCTCACCGGCGCCGGCATCTCCACCGAGTCGGGCATCCCGGATTACCGCTCTGAAGGGGTGGGCCTCTACGCCCGGACCGACCGACGCCCCGTCCAGCACGCCGAGTTCCTGCGCAGCGCCAAGGCCCGCCAGCGCTACTGGGCCCGCAACTTCGTGGGTTGGCCCCAGTTTTCCTCCCATCAGCCCAACAATGGCCACTTGGCCCTCCAGCGCTGGGAGCAGATGGGCAAGCTTCACTGGCTGGTGACCCAGAATGTCGATGCTCTCCATGCCAAGGCGGGCAGCCGGCGCCTGACCGAGCTCCATGGCTGCACACACAG GGTCTTGTGCCTTGACTGTGGTGACCCAACCTCCCGGGAGGAACTCCAGGTGCGCTTTGAGGCCTTGAACCCCACCTGGCAAGCTGAGGCCCACGGCGTGGCCCCGGACGGCGACGTTTTCCTCTCGGAGGAGCAAGTGTGCACCTTCCAGGTCCCCCCTTGCAACCGATGTGGCGGACCCCTTAAGCCCGACGTGACCTTTTTTGGGGACACTGTGCGCAAGGAGACAGTGGATTTTGTGTACCAGCGCCTGGCCGAAGCAGATGCCGTCCTGGTAGCCGGCTCCTCACTGCAG GTCTACTCAGCATACAAATTTGCCCTCGCCGCCCGTGACCGGAAGCAACCCATGGCCATCGTCAACATTGGTGCAACAAGGGCTGACGGCTTTGCCACCCTGAAGCTGAGTTTGCGCTGCGGGGAGCTGCTGCCGTCCATCGTCCTCGAgtaa